One window of the Triticum dicoccoides isolate Atlit2015 ecotype Zavitan chromosome 3B, WEW_v2.0, whole genome shotgun sequence genome contains the following:
- the LOC119275989 gene encoding serine/threonine-protein phosphatase PP1-like — translation MMMTRASMGAMDGAALDEVVRRLVEGGRGGRQVQLSEAEIRQLCVEAKRVLLSQPNLLRIPAPVKICGDIHGQFVDLLRLFDLGGYPPTSTYLFLGDYVDRGKQSLETICLLLAYKVKYPDKVFLLRGNHEDAKINRVYGFYDECKRRFNVRLWKIFCDCFNCLPMAALIDDKIFCMHGGLSPELNSLDQIKDIERPVEIPDYGLLCDLLWSDPSSDTQGWGESDRGVACTFGADKLVEFLEKNDLDLICRAHQVVEDGYEFFAERRLVTIFSAPNYCGEFDNAGALLSIDESLMCSFQILKPKETGAPHSRKPISNKAPTVDNA, via the exons atgatgatgacgcggGCATCGATGGGCGCCATGGATGGGGCCGCGTTGGATGAGGTGGTTCGGCGGCTCGTCGAAGGGGGCCGCGGCGGGCGCCAGGTCCAGCTGTCGGAGGCGGAGATCCGCCAGCTCTGCGTCGAGGCCAAAAGGGTGCTCCTCTCGCAGCCCAACCTCCTGCGCATTCCCGCGCCCGTCAAGATCTGCG GTGATATCCATGGTCAgtttgttgatcttctgaggctgtTCGATTTGGGTGGCTACCCTCCAACTTCGACTTATCTTTTCCTTGGAGACTACGTGGATAGAGGCAAACAAAGCTTGGAAACCATATGTCTGCTTCTGGCGTATAAAGTGAAGTACCCTGATAAGGTTTTCCTGTTGAGAGGAAACCATGAAGATGCAAAAATTAACAGAGTTTATGGTTTCTATGATGAATGCAAGAGGAGATTCAATGTTCGTCTGTGGAAGATATTCTGTGATTGCTTCAATTGCTTGCCTATGGCAGCGCTTATTGATGATAAGATATTCTGTATGCATGGTGGCCTCTCACCTGAATTGAATAGCTTAGATCAAATTAAGGATATTGAGAGGCCTGTTGAAATTCCTGACTATGGTCTTCTATGTGATTTGCTTTGGTCTGATCCTAGTTCTGACACACAAGGGTGGGGGGAGAGTGACAGAGGTGTTGCTTGTACTTTCGGTGCGGATAAgcttgtagaatttttggagaagaatgATCTTGACCTCATTTGCCGAGCTCATCAG GTGGTAGAGGATGGCTATGAGTTCTTTGCAGAAAGGAGATTAGTCACCATCTTTTCAGCTCCAAACTACTGTGGAGAATTCGATAATGCGGGTGCTTTGTTAAGCATAGATGAAAGCTTAATGTGTTCTTTCCAGATCTTGAAGCCAAAAGAAACAGGAGCACCACATTCAAGAAAACCAATTTCAAACAAG GCACCGACAGTGGACAATGCTTAA